In Planococcus versutus, the DNA window ATCGATTCGTTAAACACTGCCATAAATCGATCAGAAGCAACACGCTTCACGAAAACTCCTTGATCTGAACCCCATTTGTTAATGAGTGATGTCACGACACTATTGATATTACTACGTGTTTGATCATCCATTCCCTGTGCAAGTTCATCGTAATTATCGATGAATAAAATACCGAGAACCGATCGGTCTGCGTAATAAAGCGACTCGATTTCTACTTGTTCAGTAATATCAAACAAATACAACAAGCGATCATCTGCTTTATAATACACGCGGTATTTGCGCTCGCCTAATGCAATTGTTGTTTCTTGTTGATCCTCTGATTTCACAAATACTTGAAAATCATCTGATAGCGCAAAAAGCGACTCACCGATCAAGGTATCGTATTCCAGTGCTGAAGTCATATAGGGATTTGCCCATTCGATGCCAAAATATTCATTGACTAACAAAATACCAATAGGCATCTCCAACAAAGCTTCTTCTCCAACTTTTTTCATTCGGTACGATAAAGTTTCAATGTGTTTTTCAGTTTCTTCATACACTTTTTTTTCGGTCACCCATGCTGCTGTAAAAGCCAGCAAAAAAAGCAGTGTGAAAATGCCGGCCGCCCATTCTGACCACAGCAAAATCATAATCGCTGCGGCCATACCAAGAACCAGCAATGCTATCAGTGGATATCGCAGTTTTCTTTTTCTGAAAAAAGCCGACATTATTCTTCAGCCCCTTATTTTCCTTTAAACTCGTGTGCTCGTTTGACCCAACCTCGAATATCGAATCCAAGGTCTACAATTCCGACTATGCTTGTAAATGACTGCAGTGGGAACGCTAGTAAAGTGACTAGCACGATGACCCATTTTGGCCACCCCTCTTGATAGATATAGAAGTGATAAAATGATACACCCTGCAAGAACAACAAGAATTGAAGTAGTACAGATACGTTTACAAACACCATATACGCCATCGTTCCAGGTTCAAATTCCGATAACATCGTCACGAGCAACACGATTAAATAATACCATAAAACAGATTTCGGTAATTTCATATCACGAAAAGGTGGAAACTTTGGAGCCTTAACGCCGAAGCGCTTTAAAATGGGCAGAAGGATTAGCAACAAGACCCATACCGATGCAAAAACACCTAATATCAAGAGCACCGGTAACAAAGTTTCAAACGAAAACTGCAGTTGCGTAACGAGTTCCTTATATTCTGCTATAGAAGCTTCAGAAGCACCTAACGTTTCCATAAATGCGCTTGTTTGCTCATAAGATTGATCAAAACTTGCTGTAAACTCTTCCAGCACATTGATGTCGAGCAGTACAATAGAAGCTACGTATTGAACCATCAAAGATGCTAACAACACAATGCTAGCACTCATGAACATGAATAATTTGCTTTTTTTATAATGGATTGAAATACCAATTGCCAATCCCAAAGGCAAATAAACCAACGCTAGTGGCAAAGACAAAAGACCGCCAATAATAAACGATAATACTAGGCAGACTGCTGAAAAAAGCATGGAAGCCTTCCACGGATATTTTGCACTGTACCAAGCGATGGGTACTGCTAAAAACAGCGCACTTAGTATACTTAAAACTGGCACATAAACTGAAATTGCCAAAAGCACTATAAATACACTTGCCATTAGTGCACCGTTGGTAAGTTGTTGCGGTTGTTGATTTTGCATATGACTGTATTTCCCCTTCTTTCGGGTAGATTTCATCTTTGCAATTGTACCATGATTCAACAACCTGAACAAAAGGAGCGGTTCCCTACAAGCCATAACAGCCGAACACCCCAAAGAGGCACGTTTTTTACTGCGTTAGTGACTCTTTTTTCTAAAGTTTTTCCCTCGTATACAAACACACAAAAAAAAAGACCGGTTTCCCGGTCTTTTTTTATAACTAAACTCCAGCCCCATTCAGATTTGACGAGTGCTTTCGCTTTTCTGTAATTATCTTTCTTCCGCAACAAACGGTAGAAGTGCCATGATACGTGAGCGTTTAATAGCGATTGTCAACTTACGTTGCCATTTAGCGCTAGTGCCTGTAACACGACGTGGCAAGATTTTCCCTCTTTCAGAAATAAATTTCTTCAAAAGATCCGTATCTTTATAGTCAATGTGCGTGATGTTGTTGGAATTAAAGTAACAAACCTTTTTCCGTTTCTTTCCTCCGCGACGTGGTGCCATATCGAATTACCTCCTTTACTTAATAGTTGTTCGTTAAAGTCAGTCCATCTTAAAACGGTAAATCATCATCTGATACTTCTATCGGACCGCTACCGCTTGAGAACGGATCTTCATCTACACGAGTATGATTTTGCTGACTTGGACTCGGTGATTGGTTCTGTTGATAGGAAGGCTGTTGCCCTTGTGAACGGTCCGCATTGGCGCTTTTCGGTTCAAGAAATTGAACACTGTCCGCCACTACTTCTGTTGTATAGACACGCTTCCCGTCTTGTCCCTCGTAGCTACCAGTTTGGATACGGCCTTCAACGCCAGCTAAGCTTCCTTTTTTCAAGAAATTCGCTGTATTTTCAGCTTGTTTGCGCCAAACAGTACAATTAATGAAATCAGTTTCGCGTTCACCTTGAGCGTTTGAGAAAGTCCGGTTTACAGCAAGTGTAAAACGAGCAACTGCCGCGCCGCTTGGTGTATAGCGAAGGTCTGGATCTTTTGTCAGTCTTCCGACTAAAACAACTCGGTTAATCATCAGAATTCAACCTCCTTCAAGTCAAAAAAATTTCAGTGCCATGATCCTGTTTACGCGTCTTTGCGTACAGCGATATGACGAATAATGTCTTCGTTAATGTTCGCAAGACGTGTGTATTCGTTGATTGCTTCTGTACCAGCGTTAATTTTTACGATTTGGTAGAAACCTTCACGTAAATCGTTGATTTCATAAGCTAAACGACGTTTACCCCACTCTTTCGACTCGATGATTTCAGCGCCGTTAGAAATAAGCATGTTGTTAAAACGCTCAACTAAAGCTTTTTTCGCTTCATCTTCAATCGCAGGCTGCATGATATACATTAATTCGTATTCTCTCATCGTGTTGTCACCTCCTCATGGACTTGGGCCCTGCTGTATCCAGCGGGCAAGGAGCAAGCAATTCATAATTATTACTCACATCACAGTATTGTATCACATGCATGATCGACTCGCAAGCATGTTTTTTCATTTGAAATGCATTATACTTTTACAATAAATTCAAAGGAAGTGAAACCATGTCACCTACTCGTATAATCGAATTAAAAATGGATACACTCGCACCAAAAATTCTTTGGTTTCATGTGGTTTTAATCGTCTTGTTTGCAATTACCTATCATTTTTTCAATAGTCCTTGGTCTTTCCACTTTTCTTTGAGTGCTACTTTCTTATTTGTAGTTGGCTACTTTATCTTGATAGTTGTGCACGAATTATTTCATTTAATCGGCTTTGTGCTATTTGGGAAAGTGCCAATTTCTTCCTTAAATTACGGCATCAACTTAAAGTTGGGCATCGCTTATGCTACGACAGGTCAACCTCTTCAAAATCATACTATGCGCAAAGTATTGTTGTTGCCTTTTTAGACGACGGCCTTTATTCCAACAGTCATCGGTTTTTGGACCGATAGCCAAGTGCTGGTCTTATTAGGTGCTATGTTGACCGCAGGAGCTTTTGGCGACTTTATCATGTACGCTGAGTTGCGCAAAGAAAAAAACACGGCATGGATTCTTGATGATCCTTCGCTGCCGCGCTTGTATGTTTACAGTGAACATCCTGGAACTGACAGCACCGACTAAAAATCAACGCTTTTTTATACTACAGAATGAACAATTTCCCATGTACCTGATGCAATCTGTTTTTTTAATAACTTTTTATCTTTGGCCATGTAAACCATGGTTTCATAGACGCTACTCTCTGACTCGACTTGAATTGTCACTTTGTCGTACAAATCTTTTTCAGGATTTCCAGAGTAATCTTCGAGGTAGTCTAACGCGGGCCATAAAACGTCGGGAATGTCATAAATCTCCCCTTCTACGGGGTTAGTACCCGATAACACTAGTGCGGGATATCCCATTTCAGTATCGTACAAAGTTCCTTTCGCTATCGCTCGTTCTTCCACTAATTCCGCTTCTTCCAAATAATCATGATACTTCCCGCCACGCTTAAGCGTTCCGTATGCAAATAACAACATGCTCAATTCCTCCATACAAAAACCGGATGCTCCAATGCATCCGGTTTTTTTAGTTTTAGTCTTGCACTTCCGCTAGATTGTCTTACGCCTGTCGGAGCATAGCGGTCGTTTCCGCTTTTAGACTTATCCAGCTGCGGTGGCCAGATTCTCGGGTCATAAGCCACTCTGGCTGTGCGGCAAAGAACGCCGCTTCGCCAGATCGTCTTACGCCTGTCGGAGCATAGCGGTCGTTTCCGCTTTTAGACGTTAAATCTAAATAGCATGACGTCGCCGTCTTTGACGATGTATTCTTTGCCTTCTTGACGTACTTTTCCTGCTTCTTTTGCAGCTGCCATTGATCCAATTTCGACCAAGTCATCGTAGGCAACTGTTTCGGCACGGATAAATCCACGTTCAAAATCAGAGTGAATAACGCCGGCACATTGTGGTGCTTTCATGCCTTTTTTGAATGTCCATGCACGAACTTCTTGAACGCCCGCTGTAAAATACGTTGCTAGTCCGAGAAGACTGTAAGCTGCTTTGACCAATTGATCTAGACCTGATTCTTTAATGCCCAACTCTTCAAGGAACATTTCTTTTTCCTCGTCTTCAAGTTCAGCCATTTCTTCTTCGATCTTCGCACAAATTACAATGACATCTGCATTATCTTTCGCTGCAAAGTCACGTACAGATTGAACGTATTCGTTGTTGTCTGCATCTGCAATTTCATCTTCTGCTACGTTTGCTACGTAAAGCATTGGTTTAATCGTTAATAAGTTTAAGCCTTGTGCAATCTTCAACTCATCTTCGGTGAAATCGATTGAACGTGCCAATTGGCCATTTTCAAAAGCTTCGCGTAATTTCATAAGAACGGGTTCTTCTGCAACTGCCTCTTTGTCTTTTTGTTTTACTAGTTTTGCGGCACGTGCAATACGCTTTTCAATACTTTCCATATCAGCTAAAATCAGTTCTAAGTTGATCACTTCAATATCTGAAATCGGATCGACTTTGCCTGTTACATGCGTAATGTTGTCATCAGCAAAACAACGAACAACTTGGCAAATTGCGTCAACTTCACGGATGTGGGATAAGAATTTGTTTCCTAGTCCCTCTCCCTTACTCGCGCCTTCTACAATCCCCGCAATGTCCGTAAACTCAAAAGCCGTTGGAACGGTTTTTTTCGGTTCTACCAATTCCGTCAATTTATCAAGACGCTCATCTGGAACTTCAACAATTCCTACGTTTGGATCTATTGTACAGAACGGGTAGTTTGCCGCTTCGGCACCCGCTTTAGTTATTGCGTTAAATAATGTGGATTTCCCCACGTTTGGTAACCCTACAATCCCTGCAGTTAATGCCATAGGATGCACAACCTTTCCTCTATATAAAATGAATTATTTTTTACACAACTGTTTCATTATAAGAACGAAACTTCAAATTGTCCATTTTTCATTCCGTTTCGGCTTTTACTAAAACTTTTTTCATTTTTTTATTAAATTCCATACGTGGCAACATCACACTATGCTGGCATCCTTCACATTTAATGCGGACGTCTGCTCCCATGCGAATAATCTTCCACGAATTGGTGCCACATGGATGACCTTTTTTCATTTCAACAAGATCATTTAATCCAAAATCCTTCATTTCCATGAATGTGCCTCCTTTTATTCGTTTCGTGCGTTTTTAGGCATCATAGCATCTTCTGGAGAACGCTGAATCATCACCATGCGCGGATACGGAATTTCTACACCTCGTTGATCTAAGAAATCTTTCAAATCTCGGCGCATTTCTCTCGCAATCGCAAAATGCTGCATTGGTAAAGTTTCTGCGGTAATCCGCATAACAATTTCAGTGGTCTTTAAAGTTTGGACGCCCAGCAACTCTGCAGGTTTAATAATTTGTTCATACCTATCTTGTAAATTTTCAAGAAACTCCATAATCAACACTTCTACGCGCTTTATATCAGATTCATAAGAAATGTTCACATCTACTACCGCAATCGAATTGTGAATTGAAAAGTTGACGACATCCATGATATTGCCGTTCGGAAAAATAAATAACTCCCCTGTCCAGGCTTTTACTTTTGTTGTTCGCAACCCAATTTCTTCAACCGTTCCTTCAGCAGCCCCAATCCGAACATAATCTCCAACAGAAAATTGATCTTCGAAAATGATAAAAAAGCCTGTAATCACATCACGAACTAAATTCTGAGCACCAAAGCCTACAGCTAAACCTAGAACTCCCGCACCTGCGATAAGTCCTGTGATGTCAATTGTAAATGCTGCCAAAATAGACACAATGGCGATAAAATAGACAACATAGGCAACTACGTTTGATAATAATTTTGATAAAGTTTGCTGTCTTCTTTCGTTATAAAGAAGCGGGCCTTTAATGCGTACAGAAAAAGTTTTTCGAATCAATATACGCAATACCTTCACTAGTACAACTGCAGCTACTGTTATCAAAATTACTTTTAGAAATACTAAAAACAAGCCTACCCACATAGCTTCGTCCGAAAGTACATTTATAATTTTTTCAATCATTTTTTCAACACTCACTCTTTCACCTTCCTAGCGCTTACATCAGATTAAATTTATAAATTACGGTAACCACCATACCAACCACAAGTATACCCGGCAATAGATTTGCCACTCTAATCTTTGTTATACCCATCAAATTTAACCCTATCGCAACAATCATAACGCCCCCAGTTGCGCTCATTTCCAAAATAAACATATCTAATGCCTCTGCTGGAATTGCCAAGCTAATTTGAGTAGCAAACAAAGCAATTAAACCTTGATAAACAAATACAGGTATTGCGGCTAACATGACACCAAACCCCAGTGTAGAAGCTAAAATAATAGAAGTAAATCCGTCAATAATCCCTTTAGAAATTAAAACGCCATGTTCATTGCTCAAGCCACTTTCCATCGCTCCAATAATTCCCATTGCTCCAATAACAAATATTAACGTTGCTGTTACAAATCCTTGTGCGAGGCTACCTTTGCTTTCTTTTGCACCGAGCATACGCTCTATCCAATGACCAAAATCATTGAGCTTTTCTTCTAACTGAGCCCATTCCCCTATCACTGTCCCTAATACCAAACTAATTATAACAATGACGAAATTCTGACTTCCTAATCCCATCTGTAAACCAAGCACAATGACGGATAATCCAATGACGTACATAACCGTTTCTTTCATTTTCTCTGAAATATTGCGAAGAGCTCTCCCAATAATGGTTCCCACAATAATTAAAACGGCATTTATTAATGTTCCTAAGAGAACCATTGCATCTCTCCTCCACAGCGTGCCTCTAAATTATTTAAGGGACTCTTCTCCCTCTTTTGAGCGCACTAGTTAATTTTCATTTATTAAAAAACAGAACCTATTCCCTTTTCCAAGGAAATAGGCACTGTCAGCTTAATAATTCGAGAATTCGCTCTAAATCATCTTCTGAGAAAAATTCAATTTCTATTTTTCCTTTATTCTTGTTTTTCTTAATTTGAACTTTTGTACCAAAACGATCTCTCAATTCAGATTGTTTTTCTTCAATAAAAATATCTCTCTTTTTCTCAATTGTTTCACGTGGAACATCTTCATTTAATCGCTGAACTAAGTTTTCTAATTGACGAACATTCAAATTTTCTTTAACAACTTTAGCTGCTGTTTCAGGAATAATTTTTTTGCTTCTTAATCCCAATAATGTACGTCCATGCCCCATTGATAATTCTTTGTCAGAGATCAATTTACGAACATCTTCTGGCAATGATAAAAGTCGAATATGGTTGGCAATATGAGGACGACTTTTACCTAATCGGAAGGCTAGTTGTTCTTGTGTTAAATTTAATGCTTCCATCAGTTTTTGATAGGCTTCTGCTTCTTCAATTGGTGTTAAGTCTTCACGTTGAAGATTTTCTAATATAGCAAGTTCCATCATTTGCTGATCTGTTAGCTCTTTAATGATTGCTGGAACTTTTTTTAATTTAACTAATTTCGCTGCACGGAAACGACGTTCTCCCACAACAATTTCGTATTTTTCTCCAGTTTTTCTGACGACAATCGGTTGTAAAATTCCGTGCTCTTTAATGGATTCTGCTAGTTCGTCTAACGCTTCTTGATCAAATTTTTTCCGCGGTTGGTACGGATTTGCCTTGATTTCACTTACACTGAGTTGATTTACTTTATCTGTATCATTGATTGTTTCGCCGGGAAACAACGCATTAATGCCTTTACCTAATCCTTTAGCCATTATGAATCACTTCCTTCGCCAATTCTAAGTATACTTCTGCGCCTCTAGACTTTGGATCATAAATAATGATTGGCTCTCCATGGCTTGGTGCTTCACTCAATCTGACGTTTCTCGGAATAATCGTTTTATACACTTTATCTTGAAAATATTTTTTTACTTCTTCTATTACTTGTACACCCAGGTTTGTCCGTGCATCCAGCATAGTAAGTAATACACCGTCAATCATCAAGTCATGATTTAAGTGTTTTTGTACTAAGCGAATTGTACTTAATAATTGGCTTAGCCCTTCCAATGCATAGTATTCACATTGTACTGGAATAATAATTGCATCAGAAGCTGTCAATGAATTCAACGTCAATAACCCTAAAGATGGTGGACAATCAATGATTATGTAATCATACATCTCTTTGACTTCTGCTAGTGCATTTTTCAAACGGGCCTCTCTTGAAATGGTCGAAACCAATTCAATTTCAGCTCCAGCTAAGGAAATGGTAGCGGGAACTACGTATAAATTCTCTACTTTTGTTTCCATAATTGTGTCTTTTACATCCACATCGTCAATCAATACTTCGTAAATGCATTTATCGACGTCTCCTTTGTTTACTCCTACTCCACTAGTAGCATTTCCTTGAGGATCAATATCTATTAACAGAACTTTCTTGCCTAGATAAGCAAGGCAGGCACTTAAGTTTACTGAAGAAGTCGTTTTTCCTACGCCGCCCTTTTGATTGGCGATCGCAATAGTTCTACCCACACTTGCACCAACTTTCTTTATTACTTAGTTTATTTTACTGTGAATTTCTTATTTTAGCTATTTTAGTACTCGAAAGGCACAGCTTTTACAGAATGTAGATTGATAAAATCAGTTTTTCAACTTATTACTGTTCTTATTTTTCTATTGTATCAAATTTTTTCAACAATACGTTGTTATTACTTGCAAAAAAACTCTTTCCATAGTGGAAAGAGTTTTTTATGATTTTTTCTTAGGTATTTTCACTGTGATTTGATAATATTCTTCATACTCTTCTTCCTCTGTGGTCAAATCAATTCCACTTTTAGTGACCATATTTAAAGATTCCTTTATCGTGTTCATAGCAATTCGCATATCTCTACTAACTGCTTTCCTTTGTGGTTTCGATTTTTTCGGCTCATTTACAAGCAATTTCCCCACTTTTAACTCAAGTTGCTTTACATTCAAGCTTTCTTCAATAGTTTCATCAAATAGTTTCTTTTGCTGCTCTGCATCTTTTACTTGTAAAAGAGCTCTTGCATGCCTTTCTGTTAGTAACCGACAGAGTAAAGCCGTCTGAATTTCTTCTGGCAACTTTAGCAACCGCAATTTATTAGCAACTGTAGATTGACCTTTACCGAGACGTTGCGCTAAGGCTTCTTGCGTTATCTCTTGTATTTCTAACAAATTTCGATAAGCATGAGCTTCTTCTATCGAAGTCAACTCCTCACGTTGAAGATTTTCTATTAATGCAATAGAAGCCGTTTCTTTATCACTTAAATTTCGAACGATTGCTGGAACTTCTGTCCATTCGAGTGATTTCATTGCACGAAAGCGTCGTTCTCCTGCAATAATTTCATATTGCCCTTTATGATCAGATTCTCTGACTACAATTGGCTGAATTACACCATGAACATGAATCGTCCGCGCAAGTTCTTCGATTTTCTCTTGATCAAAAACTGTTCTTGGCTGGAATTTATTAGCATGTATTTTATCAAGTGGTAATTTGACGACGTTTTCTGAAGACTTGTGTTCTACCACTTCTTTTTTTGCTGTTTCATTTTCTTTATCGCCGCCTCCAAAGAAACGTGAGAAAGGACTTTTCACCTTCTAGCACCACCTTTACATGCTTTCTTTGTTAGTAAGAGTAAGTATCGTTCGCTTTTTCTTAAAACCCTAATGTTTCACGTGGAACATTAAGCAATTGGTGATTTGTTTGGAACTCCTGCTTTTCGCGGATATTTTTTTGGCGTTTCTTTAAACTTTTTAAAAATTTGAATATAACGTTCACTTTCTTCTATTGGTAATAAAAAAGAGAATACTTTTTCAAGTTTCACACCAAGTTTCTGTAATGCCATTTCAGCATCTTCTAGCTCATTAGATGCTGATGCTGCTTTCATCGCTGCAAATACGCCACCTTTTTTAACTAGTGGTACACATAATTCCGCTAGTACAGATAGACGTGCTACAGCACGTGCCGTCACAACATCGTAGCTTTCACGATGATTAGACTGACCAAAATCTTCTGCTCTTGAATGAATAAATTCTACTTTAGTCAATCCAAGCTCACTACTTAAATGCTGTAAAAATTGAATACGTTTGTTTAACGAATCTACTATTGTAACCTCTATATGAGGAAAGCAGATTTTAAGTGGGATACTAGGAAATCCAGCTCCGGCTCCAACGTCACAAACCTTCATTTTTTTTGTGAAATCCAAGTAAAAGGCTGCTGTAATAGAATCGTAAAAATGCTTTAAGTA includes these proteins:
- a CDS encoding YybS family protein; protein product: MQNQQPQQLTNGALMASVFIVLLAISVYVPVLSILSALFLAVPIAWYSAKYPWKASMLFSAVCLVLSFIIGGLLSLPLALVYLPLGLAIGISIHYKKSKLFMFMSASIVLLASLMVQYVASIVLLDINVLEEFTASFDQSYEQTSAFMETLGASEASIAEYKELVTQLQFSFETLLPVLLILGVFASVWVLLLILLPILKRFGVKAPKFPPFRDMKLPKSVLWYYLIVLLVTMLSEFEPGTMAYMVFVNVSVLLQFLLFLQGVSFYHFYIYQEGWPKWVIVLVTLLAFPLQSFTSIVGIVDLGFDIRGWVKRAHEFKGK
- a CDS encoding gamma-glutamylcyclotransferase family protein; this translates as MLLFAYGTLKRGGKYHDYLEEAELVEERAIAKGTLYDTEMGYPALVLSGTNPVEGEIYDIPDVLWPALDYLEDYSGNPEKDLYDKVTIQVESESSVYETMVYMAKDKKLLKKQIASGTWEIVHSVV
- the rpsR gene encoding 30S ribosomal protein S18 is translated as MAPRRGGKKRKKVCYFNSNNITHIDYKDTDLLKKFISERGKILPRRVTGTSAKWQRKLTIAIKRSRIMALLPFVAEER
- a CDS encoding DUF554 domain-containing protein; this encodes MVLLGTLINAVLIIVGTIIGRALRNISEKMKETVMYVIGLSVIVLGLQMGLGSQNFVIVIISLVLGTVIGEWAQLEEKLNDFGHWIERMLGAKESKGSLAQGFVTATLIFVIGAMGIIGAMESGLSNEHGVLISKGIIDGFTSIILASTLGFGVMLAAIPVFVYQGLIALFATQISLAIPAEALDMFILEMSATGGVMIVAIGLNLMGITKIRVANLLPGILVVGMVVTVIYKFNLM
- the rpsF gene encoding 30S ribosomal protein S6, with protein sequence MREYELMYIMQPAIEDEAKKALVERFNNMLISNGAEIIESKEWGKRRLAYEINDLREGFYQIVKINAGTEAINEYTRLANINEDIIRHIAVRKDA
- the ssb gene encoding single-stranded DNA-binding protein; the encoded protein is MINRVVLVGRLTKDPDLRYTPSGAAVARFTLAVNRTFSNAQGERETDFINCTVWRKQAENTANFLKKGSLAGVEGRIQTGSYEGQDGKRVYTTEVVADSVQFLEPKSANADRSQGQQPSYQQNQSPSPSQQNHTRVDEDPFSSGSGPIEVSDDDLPF
- a CDS encoding DUF951 domain-containing protein produces the protein MEMKDFGLNDLVEMKKGHPCGTNSWKIIRMGADVRIKCEGCQHSVMLPRMEFNKKMKKVLVKAETE
- a CDS encoding mechanosensitive ion channel family protein, yielding MSVEKMIEKIINVLSDEAMWVGLFLVFLKVILITVAAVVLVKVLRILIRKTFSVRIKGPLLYNERRQQTLSKLLSNVVAYVVYFIAIVSILAAFTIDITGLIAGAGVLGLAVGFGAQNLVRDVITGFFIIFEDQFSVGDYVRIGAAEGTVEEIGLRTTKVKAWTGELFIFPNGNIMDVVNFSIHNSIAVVDVNISYESDIKRVEVLIMEFLENLQDRYEQIIKPAELLGVQTLKTTEIVMRITAETLPMQHFAIAREMRRDLKDFLDQRGVEIPYPRMVMIQRSPEDAMMPKNARNE
- a CDS encoding ParA family protein, with amino-acid sequence MGRTIAIANQKGGVGKTTSSVNLSACLAYLGKKVLLIDIDPQGNATSGVGVNKGDVDKCIYEVLIDDVDVKDTIMETKVENLYVVPATISLAGAEIELVSTISREARLKNALAEVKEMYDYIIIDCPPSLGLLTLNSLTASDAIIIPVQCEYYALEGLSQLLSTIRLVQKHLNHDLMIDGVLLTMLDARTNLGVQVIEEVKKYFQDKVYKTIIPRNVRLSEAPSHGEPIIIYDPKSRGAEVYLELAKEVIHNG
- a CDS encoding ParB/RepB/Spo0J family partition protein, giving the protein MAKGLGKGINALFPGETINDTDKVNQLSVSEIKANPYQPRKKFDQEALDELAESIKEHGILQPIVVRKTGEKYEIVVGERRFRAAKLVKLKKVPAIIKELTDQQMMELAILENLQREDLTPIEEAEAYQKLMEALNLTQEQLAFRLGKSRPHIANHIRLLSLPEDVRKLISDKELSMGHGRTLLGLRSKKIIPETAAKVVKENLNVRQLENLVQRLNEDVPRETIEKKRDIFIEEKQSELRDRFGTKVQIKKNKNKGKIEIEFFSEDDLERILELLS
- the noc gene encoding nucleoid occlusion protein; the encoded protein is MKSPFSRFFGGGDKENETAKKEVVEHKSSENVVKLPLDKIHANKFQPRTVFDQEKIEELARTIHVHGVIQPIVVRESDHKGQYEIIAGERRFRAMKSLEWTEVPAIVRNLSDKETASIALIENLQREELTSIEEAHAYRNLLEIQEITQEALAQRLGKGQSTVANKLRLLKLPEEIQTALLCRLLTERHARALLQVKDAEQQKKLFDETIEESLNVKQLELKVGKLLVNEPKKSKPQRKAVSRDMRIAMNTIKESLNMVTKSGIDLTTEEEEYEEYYQITVKIPKKKS
- the rsmG gene encoding 16S rRNA (guanine(527)-N(7))-methyltransferase RsmG, whose translation is MNEQQFKDGLKEKGIILTEKQLDQFRIYYKELVEWNEKMNLTAITEQPAVYLKHFYDSITAAFYLDFTKKMKVCDVGAGAGFPSIPLKICFPHIEVTIVDSLNKRIQFLQHLSSELGLTKVEFIHSRAEDFGQSNHRESYDVVTARAVARLSVLAELCVPLVKKGGVFAAMKAASASNELEDAEMALQKLGVKLEKVFSFLLPIEESERYIQIFKKFKETPKKYPRKAGVPNKSPIA
- a CDS encoding metalloprotease family protein, giving the protein MSPTRIIELKMDTLAPKILWFHVVLIVLFAITYHFFNSPWSFHFSLSATFLFVVGYFILIVVHELFHLIGFVLFGKVPISSLNYGINLKLGIAYATTGQPLQNHTMRKVLLLPF
- the ychF gene encoding redox-regulated ATPase YchF; the protein is MALTAGIVGLPNVGKSTLFNAITKAGAEAANYPFCTIDPNVGIVEVPDERLDKLTELVEPKKTVPTAFEFTDIAGIVEGASKGEGLGNKFLSHIREVDAICQVVRCFADDNITHVTGKVDPISDIEVINLELILADMESIEKRIARAAKLVKQKDKEAVAEEPVLMKLREAFENGQLARSIDFTEDELKIAQGLNLLTIKPMLYVANVAEDEIADADNNEYVQSVRDFAAKDNADVIVICAKIEEEMAELEDEEKEMFLEELGIKESGLDQLVKAAYSLLGLATYFTAGVQEVRAWTFKKGMKAPQCAGVIHSDFERGFIRAETVAYDDLVEIGSMAAAKEAGKVRQEGKEYIVKDGDVMLFRFNV